From a region of the uncultured Desulfatiglans sp. genome:
- a CDS encoding CRISPR-associated protein, Cse2 family has product MTEKKNRSPAVHVPELAAILKAEHFPTGERAALKRMALDGPAPLAFHRFMLRHIDPPWHADVLIPAWRALLCALAIQRDGGFDPSRPLGQTLAEADFSEHRLERLLAAGGGTLRSLALRAARQIAAKGIAADWRQLAELLFSRDPEIRESVNRRIARDFYRTLQS; this is encoded by the coding sequence ATGACGGAAAAGAAGAATCGCTCGCCGGCTGTGCATGTGCCGGAATTGGCGGCCATCCTCAAGGCAGAGCACTTCCCCACCGGGGAGCGGGCCGCGCTGAAACGGATGGCATTGGACGGACCTGCGCCTCTGGCCTTCCACCGGTTTATGCTGCGGCACATTGATCCTCCGTGGCATGCGGATGTGCTTATTCCGGCATGGCGGGCGCTGCTCTGTGCGCTGGCGATCCAAAGGGACGGAGGCTTTGACCCTTCAAGACCCTTGGGACAAACCTTGGCTGAGGCTGACTTTTCCGAACATCGACTCGAAAGACTTCTGGCTGCCGGTGGAGGAACTCTCCGCAGCCTAGCCCTTCGCGCCGCTCGCCAGATAGCGGCCAAAGGGATCGCGGCGGACTGGAGACAATTGGCCGAACTGCTTTTCAGTCGTGATCCGGAAATTCGCGAAAGCGTCAACCGGCGCATAGCCCGAGACTTTTACCGAACCCTGCAATCCTAA
- a CDS encoding conserved hypothetical protein (Evidence 4 : Unknown function but conserved in other organisms) — MKGLILRFDAPLMSFGGVKVDQNNPTERFPGLSMMAGMFANAFGWTHKDTEKIQQLQGRLICASRWDIEPTLILDYQTVDLNQPKMKSPGWTTWGVPEHREGGPDAKFGTHQRYRFYLANGVLTLVIALPDESFPDILAVEKALDRPARPLFIGRKTCLPSSPILVGRIEGENVLDMLQQIPRACRQASSNKEIMPACWPADLGNKRAGHAREVFDLRDWKSQLHRGSRSIAEGLIEEASQCS; from the coding sequence ATGAAAGGTCTTATTCTGCGTTTCGATGCTCCTTTGATGAGTTTCGGCGGTGTGAAGGTCGACCAGAACAACCCTACAGAACGGTTTCCCGGCCTTTCCATGATGGCTGGGATGTTTGCCAACGCGTTCGGCTGGACTCACAAGGATACGGAGAAGATCCAGCAACTACAGGGGAGGCTCATCTGCGCCTCGCGCTGGGATATCGAGCCGACTCTCATCCTGGACTATCAGACCGTTGATCTCAATCAACCAAAGATGAAATCTCCGGGCTGGACCACTTGGGGAGTTCCCGAGCATCGCGAAGGGGGCCCGGACGCAAAATTTGGAACGCACCAGAGGTACCGTTTTTATCTGGCCAACGGTGTGTTGACTTTAGTCATCGCCTTACCTGATGAAAGTTTCCCGGACATCTTAGCTGTTGAAAAGGCCTTGGATCGGCCGGCGCGGCCGCTGTTCATAGGCCGCAAAACATGCTTGCCTTCGTCGCCCATTTTAGTGGGGCGGATCGAGGGCGAAAACGTTCTTGACATGCTGCAACAGATTCCCCGGGCATGTCGACAGGCTTCATCAAATAAGGAAATCATGCCCGCCTGTTGGCCGGCCGACCTCGGCAATAAAAGGGCTGGACACGCCCGGGAGGTTTTTGACCTGCGGGACTGGAAAAGTCAACTTCACCGAGGCAGCCGTTCCATAGCAGAAGGTTTGATCGAGGAGGCATCTCAATGTTCATGA
- a CDS encoding CRISPR-associated protein, Cse4 family, with protein MFLQIHTLTSYAPALLNRDDAGLAKRIPFGNAERMRVSSQCLKKHWRDELHRRLDLPKGIRSRMFFEREVWRRAVTAGVDEETAMKLVTALMKALITAKDGKAKQTDGNPLHLKQPVLFGKPEADYLVSLVTDCAGSGKDPDKELKERLKAEKYNLRALMKSAGQDDLVAGIEGALFGRFVTSDILARVDASVHVAHAFTVHPLQTEVDYFTVVDDLKEELEHAGAAHAGDMELGAGVFYGYVVVDVPLLISNLCGCDRSAWKAQPQETVKDGKDVLERLINAIATVSPGAKLGSTAPYARAALVLLECGEYQPRTLANAYLEALLPKGDIMQTAVDRLGVHLSELDGMYGRNEERFIASTKATSAFQEALRGTLAQSVEGSLGALWREE; from the coding sequence ATGTTCTTGCAGATTCACACCCTAACGTCCTATGCCCCAGCACTACTCAACCGCGACGACGCCGGCCTCGCAAAGCGCATCCCGTTCGGGAACGCGGAGCGTATGCGCGTTTCCTCCCAGTGTCTCAAAAAACACTGGCGTGACGAACTTCACCGTAGACTCGATCTCCCGAAAGGCATCCGGTCCAGAATGTTTTTCGAAAGGGAGGTCTGGCGCAGAGCGGTAACCGCCGGCGTTGATGAAGAGACGGCAATGAAACTCGTAACAGCCCTGATGAAGGCTCTGATCACCGCCAAAGATGGAAAAGCCAAACAGACAGACGGCAACCCGCTGCATCTGAAACAGCCGGTGCTCTTCGGAAAACCGGAGGCGGACTACCTGGTAAGCCTGGTCACCGATTGCGCAGGGTCTGGAAAAGACCCGGACAAGGAACTAAAAGAGAGACTAAAGGCTGAGAAATACAATTTGCGCGCATTGATGAAATCGGCTGGACAGGATGATCTTGTAGCCGGGATCGAAGGGGCCCTGTTCGGCCGCTTTGTGACATCCGACATCCTGGCGCGTGTTGACGCCTCGGTTCATGTGGCTCACGCCTTCACGGTGCATCCGCTCCAAACGGAAGTGGACTACTTCACGGTCGTCGATGATTTGAAGGAAGAACTTGAGCATGCCGGCGCCGCCCATGCAGGTGATATGGAGCTCGGAGCAGGGGTGTTCTACGGATACGTTGTCGTAGACGTGCCGCTCCTGATTTCAAACCTCTGCGGCTGCGACCGCTCAGCATGGAAAGCACAGCCCCAGGAGACTGTAAAAGACGGCAAAGATGTGCTCGAGCGCCTTATCAACGCCATCGCTACAGTCAGTCCCGGCGCAAAGCTGGGCTCGACCGCTCCTTACGCCAGGGCAGCCCTGGTGTTGCTGGAATGCGGTGAATACCAGCCGCGGACCCTAGCCAATGCCTACCTTGAAGCGCTTCTGCCTAAGGGGGACATCATGCAGACGGCTGTGGATAGGTTGGGAGTTCATCTCAGTGAACTGGACGGCATGTACGGCCGAAACGAAGAGCGTTTTATAGCATCCACCAAAGCGACTTCGGCTTTCCAGGAAGCTCTAAGGGGAACTCTAGCCCAATCTGTAGAAGGGTCTCTCGGCGCCCTGTGGAGAGAGGAATAA
- a CDS encoding conserved hypothetical protein (Evidence 4 : Unknown function but conserved in other organisms), which translates to MFMIDMHLDAAKLMRFAQMQGHPLSSDEDFGYMSHAWMLAAFGSLAPKPFRILERRDGLHLLGYAEYSASALCEHARHFAEPAASEVCQWDAIASKSMPETWEKGRRLGFEVRACPVSRKGKERDVFLSALEHAKALGERVPQREKVYADWLVQRMKGATKPGGDFIDPTGNSEEPVVELLPAGISIVGLRRIKLLRSTKGASPNRRKSIERPDVLFSGEFRIRRTEAFVNLLRRGIGRHRAFGFGMLLLRPPAEHLS; encoded by the coding sequence ATGTTCATGATCGATATGCATCTTGATGCAGCCAAGTTGATGCGGTTTGCGCAAATGCAGGGCCACCCCCTGTCTTCGGACGAAGACTTCGGCTATATGTCGCATGCTTGGATGTTGGCTGCATTTGGCAGTTTGGCGCCTAAGCCTTTCAGGATTTTGGAGCGCCGCGACGGGCTCCATCTCCTTGGATACGCAGAGTATTCGGCGAGTGCGCTTTGTGAGCACGCGCGGCACTTTGCCGAACCCGCTGCATCTGAGGTTTGTCAGTGGGATGCGATAGCTTCTAAGAGCATGCCGGAGACTTGGGAAAAGGGAAGACGACTTGGATTCGAGGTCCGGGCGTGCCCGGTATCTCGTAAAGGAAAAGAAAGGGACGTGTTCCTCTCTGCTCTGGAACATGCCAAGGCACTTGGGGAAAGAGTGCCTCAAAGGGAAAAAGTCTACGCAGACTGGTTGGTCCAGAGAATGAAGGGCGCCACAAAACCGGGGGGAGATTTTATCGACCCGACAGGCAACTCGGAAGAACCTGTCGTTGAACTGCTTCCTGCCGGGATCTCAATTGTAGGGTTAAGAAGGATAAAGCTTCTTAGGAGCACAAAGGGCGCAAGTCCCAATCGGAGGAAATCCATCGAAAGACCGGATGTCCTGTTCTCAGGCGAGTTCCGGATCCGGCGGACTGAGGCATTCGTCAACCTTTTGAGACGAGGCATCGGGCGTCATCGTGCCTTCGGGTTTGGAATGCTTCTCCTGCGGCCTCCTGCGGAGCACCTGTCATAG
- a CDS encoding conserved hypothetical protein (Evidence 4 : Unknown function but conserved in other organisms), which translates to MNVLTDEVFKAATSEGSARLSLPGLLESLGQDRAASLGGIQRHQVDIFHIFLCYLAGSVLARASRDSPTQTAAFWREGLRSLVDKDDDCAWELVVEDPTKSAFMQPPVSKQRVFETDYKHKSDTLDALDVLQTAKNHDIKTARAHWGDEEAWVFALISHQNSSGFLGQGNYGIARMNGGFGSRVCVGWQENRRPGRRFQRDVRILMAHRKNLLKEPYPYIDRGLTCLWTEPWDGVESLPLSKLDPFFIEVARRVRLLDRNGPSVFSATSKTSRVSAKDSKGNIGDPWTPVKESDSSALTPSASGFTPELLRNLIFRDNYLLSPIQTPASDEGAGWFCASVLVRGQGTTDGFHEAAIRIPARARAFLFGGGKPIDQLAEWSKLGLDMAGDIRNRCLRPSLYSLMEGGPDKVDFGKREITAWVDSQARLFSRAWQPRYFKWLWSTLDAEDTVAALRPWLLELKHLSQALLEKAFRICPARSGRGYRAISRANAVFFGGLNKNFADYMEERK; encoded by the coding sequence ATGAATGTGTTGACGGATGAAGTATTTAAAGCGGCGACTTCGGAAGGATCTGCCCGGCTAAGCCTGCCGGGGCTTTTGGAGTCTCTGGGGCAGGATCGAGCCGCGTCCTTGGGTGGGATCCAGCGGCACCAGGTGGATATTTTTCACATCTTTCTTTGCTACCTGGCGGGCTCTGTGCTCGCGCGGGCCAGTCGGGACTCGCCGACTCAGACGGCCGCCTTCTGGCGCGAAGGCTTGCGGTCCCTGGTTGACAAGGATGACGACTGCGCATGGGAACTGGTGGTTGAAGATCCGACCAAATCAGCGTTCATGCAGCCACCGGTCTCGAAGCAGCGGGTTTTCGAAACAGACTACAAGCACAAGTCGGACACTCTTGACGCGTTGGATGTGCTCCAGACGGCAAAGAATCATGACATCAAAACGGCGCGTGCGCATTGGGGGGATGAGGAAGCTTGGGTTTTTGCCCTGATCTCGCACCAGAACAGCTCAGGGTTCCTAGGGCAGGGGAATTACGGCATCGCGCGCATGAACGGCGGTTTCGGTAGCCGAGTATGCGTCGGATGGCAGGAAAACCGGCGTCCCGGCAGGCGTTTTCAAAGAGACGTCAGAATCCTCATGGCACATAGGAAAAACCTACTGAAGGAGCCTTACCCTTATATCGATCGAGGTTTGACTTGCCTTTGGACCGAGCCATGGGACGGGGTTGAGAGCCTCCCGCTCTCAAAGCTCGACCCTTTCTTTATCGAGGTCGCCAGGAGAGTGAGGCTATTGGATCGAAATGGCCCATCGGTTTTCAGCGCTACGTCGAAGACAAGCAGGGTTTCGGCAAAAGATTCAAAAGGAAATATCGGCGACCCCTGGACACCTGTCAAAGAATCCGACTCATCGGCTCTGACCCCATCTGCCAGCGGATTCACGCCCGAGCTTTTACGGAATCTGATCTTCCGTGATAACTACCTGCTATCCCCCATCCAGACCCCGGCTTCGGATGAGGGGGCCGGCTGGTTTTGTGCTTCGGTGCTTGTGCGCGGGCAGGGGACCACGGACGGGTTTCATGAAGCCGCTATTCGAATACCCGCTCGTGCCAGAGCGTTTCTGTTCGGAGGAGGCAAGCCCATTGATCAATTGGCGGAATGGTCCAAACTGGGGCTCGATATGGCAGGCGATATCCGAAACAGATGCCTCAGACCCTCGCTCTACTCGCTGATGGAAGGCGGACCAGACAAGGTAGATTTCGGCAAACGCGAAATCACTGCTTGGGTGGATTCACAGGCTCGCCTTTTTTCCCGTGCCTGGCAGCCGCGCTATTTCAAATGGCTCTGGTCTACCCTGGATGCTGAAGATACCGTGGCCGCCCTGCGACCATGGCTCCTCGAGCTAAAGCACCTTTCGCAGGCACTTCTTGAAAAGGCATTTCGCATTTGCCCGGCCAGAAGCGGACGAGGATATCGTGCCATCTCCCGAGCCAATGCCGTCTTTTTCGGCGGACTCAACAAAAACTTTGCCGATTATATGGAGGAACGGAAATGA
- a CDS encoding CRISPR-associated helicase, Cas3 family, with the protein MSLFWGKLKRDENSNKVLERLSLRDHCIDVAMVFRQLCRLPSIRRTLDYAAGIDFSERQLDRLAVFALAHDLGKCNWGFQVKQDLAERITAGHVKETLPLFFHPAIAEKFFSAFQCDRLIRWVDKSESVFRLFLAAISHHGRPAFTMEDGNGLFAQTASKFWMPNKGLDPMTGLRELLEAAHSAFPDAFDGASDPIPITESLQHRFAGLIMLADWLGSHSEGFFPFCHTGNRVDWSRLRARQAVKEVGLDISTHLKRLAGEVPDFSALFGFPPYPLQSRLSRTEGPLLIAESDTGSGKTEAALIHFLSLFAAGLVDSLYFALPTRVAARELYERVLKTMRAAFGSGCPPVLLAVPGYARIDGEPLYALPSEERLFFEPKDYRPLRQWAAERPKRFLSATVAVGTIDQALLSAIRVGHAHLRRACLDRSLLVIDEVHSSDVYMRALSRRMLSEHLSVGGRALLLSATLGSVAREAYLNLEERSGCTSYEEASALPYPALSALGSGTESVPNPGSRPKKVTVEPLPVMESPDSVLDRMERAVSEGMRVMVVLNTVQRAIDLCRAAERRPLLRHVLFSCNGALCPHHGRFARPDREILDKEVSRRLGKGSLAGPLLLIGTQTLEQSLDIDTDWLVTDLCPMDVLLQRIGRLHRHDRGKRAAPVCSILMPATPDLSLYLREDGEVRFSAPAGLGAVYEDMRILQLTLDLVAGGPVFDLPRDNRQLVEAATHPDRMLTLQGESWLKHGQHIEGKVQAMLMAAGGAVIPRAHFGDFSFPSSLDTRLVTRLGLDDRRLSLGRVYMGPFGREIDEIDIPGHLGRGIQQEEADLIEVSSEGLLIQVGRYTYRYSRFGLEKIDECVDG; encoded by the coding sequence TTGAGCCTTTTTTGGGGTAAACTGAAACGCGACGAAAATTCCAACAAAGTGCTCGAGAGACTGTCTCTGCGCGATCACTGCATAGATGTTGCCATGGTTTTCAGGCAGCTCTGCAGACTGCCATCGATCCGCCGCACTTTGGATTATGCCGCAGGGATAGATTTCAGCGAAAGGCAGCTGGATCGACTTGCGGTGTTCGCGCTTGCCCACGATCTTGGAAAATGCAACTGGGGATTTCAAGTGAAGCAGGATTTGGCTGAGCGTATCACGGCGGGCCACGTCAAGGAAACACTGCCGCTTTTTTTTCACCCAGCCATCGCTGAAAAATTCTTTAGTGCTTTCCAGTGCGATCGGTTGATTCGCTGGGTCGACAAATCTGAGTCAGTGTTCCGGCTTTTTTTAGCCGCGATTTCCCATCACGGTCGCCCTGCTTTTACAATGGAGGACGGGAACGGCCTTTTTGCTCAAACGGCAAGCAAGTTCTGGATGCCAAACAAAGGCCTTGATCCGATGACTGGTCTGAGAGAACTGCTCGAGGCTGCACATAGCGCTTTCCCGGACGCCTTCGACGGTGCATCCGACCCGATTCCAATCACGGAAAGCCTGCAGCACCGTTTCGCGGGCCTGATTATGCTGGCCGATTGGCTTGGATCCCATAGCGAAGGATTTTTTCCGTTTTGCCACACGGGGAACCGCGTTGATTGGTCCCGGCTCCGCGCCCGCCAGGCGGTGAAAGAAGTCGGGCTCGATATCAGCACCCACCTTAAGCGCCTCGCTGGCGAGGTTCCCGATTTCTCTGCGCTCTTCGGCTTTCCGCCTTATCCTCTGCAGTCGCGGTTGTCCCGAACAGAGGGGCCTCTTCTTATAGCAGAATCCGACACCGGCTCCGGAAAGACCGAGGCTGCTCTCATCCATTTTCTGTCCTTGTTTGCGGCCGGCCTGGTGGATAGCCTTTATTTCGCATTGCCAACGCGGGTAGCTGCCCGGGAGCTTTACGAACGTGTTCTCAAGACCATGCGCGCCGCCTTCGGAAGTGGCTGTCCACCCGTTCTGCTGGCTGTGCCTGGTTACGCGCGGATTGACGGCGAACCTTTATATGCGCTGCCATCCGAGGAGCGGCTCTTCTTCGAACCTAAAGACTATCGTCCCCTCCGTCAATGGGCTGCTGAACGGCCTAAGCGGTTCCTATCAGCGACGGTAGCGGTCGGAACGATCGATCAAGCGCTTCTTTCAGCGATTCGCGTCGGCCATGCCCACCTTCGCAGGGCCTGTCTCGACCGTTCTCTTCTTGTAATAGATGAAGTGCACAGCTCTGATGTCTATATGCGGGCCTTGTCTCGGCGTATGCTCAGTGAGCATCTGAGTGTAGGTGGACGGGCCTTGCTTCTATCAGCGACCCTTGGCAGTGTTGCAAGAGAGGCGTATCTGAATCTCGAAGAACGCTCCGGATGCACCTCCTACGAAGAGGCTTCTGCGTTGCCCTACCCGGCGCTTTCTGCGCTGGGTTCCGGGACGGAAAGCGTTCCGAACCCAGGCAGTCGGCCCAAAAAGGTGACGGTCGAGCCGCTTCCGGTTATGGAAAGCCCGGATTCCGTGCTGGATCGAATGGAGCGCGCGGTGTCAGAGGGGATGCGCGTCATGGTGGTTCTCAATACCGTTCAAAGGGCAATCGACCTCTGCCGCGCGGCCGAGCGCCGGCCTTTGCTCAGGCATGTTCTTTTCTCCTGCAACGGTGCCTTGTGCCCGCACCACGGGCGCTTTGCGCGGCCGGACCGCGAGATCCTGGACAAGGAAGTCAGCCGTCGGCTCGGAAAAGGTTCCCTAGCGGGTCCCCTCCTTCTGATTGGCACCCAGACCCTCGAGCAAAGCCTGGACATCGACACGGATTGGCTGGTGACGGACCTCTGTCCCATGGATGTTCTGCTTCAGAGAATTGGTCGACTGCACCGCCATGACCGCGGCAAGCGGGCTGCGCCGGTCTGCTCGATTTTAATGCCGGCCACGCCGGACTTGAGCCTCTATCTGCGCGAAGACGGCGAGGTCCGGTTCAGCGCTCCGGCCGGCTTGGGGGCTGTTTACGAGGATATGCGGATCCTACAGCTCACTCTTGACCTCGTCGCTGGCGGGCCAGTTTTCGACCTTCCGCGCGACAACCGGCAATTGGTAGAGGCTGCGACTCATCCCGACAGGATGCTCACGCTCCAGGGAGAATCTTGGCTGAAGCATGGCCAGCATATCGAAGGAAAGGTTCAGGCTATGCTCATGGCTGCCGGAGGTGCTGTAATACCCCGCGCGCATTTCGGCGATTTTTCCTTTCCGTCCTCTCTGGACACGCGTCTTGTAACTCGGCTTGGGCTCGATGACCGCCGTTTGTCTCTTGGCCGTGTTTACATGGGCCCATTCGGCAGGGAAATTGATGAGATTGACATCCCAGGGCACCTGGGTCGTGGAATTCAGCAAGAAGAAGCGGATTTGATCGAGGTTTCGTCCGAGGGTCTCCTCATCCAGGTGGGACGCTACACTTATCGCTATTCACGTTTTGGATTGGAGAAGATCGATGAATGTGTTGACGGATGA